From the Streptomyces nigrescens genome, one window contains:
- a CDS encoding nuclear transport factor 2 family protein, with amino-acid sequence MDTEVMQRRLQYLTDRAEIGDLMDRYLRSLDEGRFDEAWARAFHTEDVTAELPIGTVHGRDALLRHVGAAMALFERTVHLGTNAVIETDGDRATARGAQLSTHVLADGSGEVFVSAGHTDNELVRTADGWRIARMSLRIAWTQGTPPERPAGPAAEG; translated from the coding sequence ATGGACACCGAAGTGATGCAGCGCCGCCTCCAGTACCTGACCGACCGGGCCGAGATCGGCGACCTGATGGACCGCTATCTCCGCTCCCTGGACGAGGGGCGGTTCGACGAGGCCTGGGCCCGCGCCTTCCACACCGAGGACGTCACCGCCGAGCTCCCCATCGGCACCGTCCACGGACGGGACGCCCTGCTGCGGCACGTCGGCGCCGCGATGGCGCTGTTCGAGCGGACCGTGCACCTGGGCACCAACGCCGTCATCGAGACCGACGGCGACCGGGCCACCGCCCGCGGCGCCCAGCTGAGCACCCATGTCCTCGCGGACGGCTCCGGGGAGGTCTTCGTCTCGGCCGGGCATACCGACAACGAACTGGTCAGGACCGCGGACGGCTGGCGGATCGCTCGTATGTCCCTGCGCATCGCCTGGACGCAGGGGACGCCTCCGGAGCGGCCGGCCGGCCCGGCGGCCGAGGGCTGA
- a CDS encoding LysR family transcriptional regulator, giving the protein MIARNANIDLNLLTALDALLEEQSVTAAADRLGLSGPAMSRTLGRIRRTTGDPVLVRAGRHMVPTPRALEIRAEVRRLVEAAQGVLAPSAPADPAQLARVFTINANDLFVTAVGPRLVARVAREAPQVVLRFLGESYVDLPLLRDGAADLELGVIDSPEPEIVREELFVDRSVAVVRDGHPLTTGTLTARRFADASHLNFSRRGRLIGPVDAALAARGLRRKVIATVPTFTASLMMVRDSDAVGLTSERAGAATVRSLGLRTLPIPLELPPMTMEMAWHPRQEADAGHRWLRGVVRETVREAVRDVPPVEV; this is encoded by the coding sequence ATGATTGCGCGAAACGCAAACATCGACCTCAACCTGCTGACGGCGCTGGACGCCCTGCTCGAAGAGCAGAGTGTGACCGCGGCCGCCGACCGGCTCGGGCTCTCCGGGCCGGCCATGAGCCGCACCCTCGGCCGCATCCGCCGCACGACCGGTGACCCCGTCCTGGTGCGCGCCGGCCGCCATATGGTGCCCACCCCGCGCGCCCTGGAAATCAGGGCCGAGGTGCGCCGGCTGGTGGAGGCGGCACAGGGCGTGCTGGCCCCGTCCGCACCGGCCGACCCGGCCCAGCTGGCCCGGGTGTTCACCATCAACGCCAACGACCTCTTCGTCACCGCCGTCGGCCCGCGCCTGGTCGCCCGCGTCGCCCGGGAAGCGCCGCAGGTCGTGCTGCGTTTCCTCGGCGAGAGCTATGTCGATCTGCCGCTGCTGCGGGACGGCGCCGCGGACTTGGAGCTCGGCGTCATCGACAGCCCTGAGCCGGAGATCGTCAGGGAGGAGCTGTTCGTCGACCGCAGTGTCGCGGTGGTGCGCGACGGCCACCCCCTGACCACCGGGACACTCACCGCGCGCCGCTTCGCCGACGCCTCCCACCTCAACTTCTCCCGTCGCGGCCGGCTGATCGGCCCCGTCGACGCGGCGCTCGCCGCACGCGGGCTGCGGCGCAAGGTGATCGCCACCGTCCCGACCTTCACCGCGTCGCTGATGATGGTCCGCGACAGCGATGCGGTGGGCCTGACCAGCGAGCGGGCCGGGGCGGCAACGGTCCGCTCGCTGGGGCTGCGCACACTGCCGATCCCGCTCGAACTGCCGCCGATGACCATGGAGATGGCCTGGCACCCGC
- a CDS encoding Lrp/AsnC family transcriptional regulator, producing MRLNDLDERIVHALAEDARRSYADIGQEVGLSAPAVKRRVDRLRADGAITGFTVRVDPAALGWETEGFVELYCRRNTSPEAIHRGLSRYPEVASASTVTGEADAVVQVFAADMRHFERVLERIAGEPFVERTKSVLVLSPLLRRYSSGAPG from the coding sequence GTGCGACTGAACGATCTCGACGAACGCATCGTCCACGCCCTCGCCGAGGACGCCCGCCGCAGCTATGCCGACATCGGCCAGGAGGTCGGGCTGTCCGCACCGGCCGTCAAACGCCGGGTGGACCGGCTGCGGGCGGACGGCGCGATCACCGGATTCACCGTACGGGTCGATCCGGCCGCGCTCGGCTGGGAGACCGAGGGGTTCGTCGAGCTCTACTGCCGCCGCAACACCTCGCCCGAGGCGATCCACCGCGGCCTGTCGCGCTACCCGGAAGTGGCGTCCGCCTCCACCGTCACCGGTGAGGCGGACGCCGTCGTCCAGGTCTTCGCCGCCGACATGCGGCACTTCGAGCGGGTGCTGGAGCGGATCGCGGGCGAGCCGTTCGTGGAGCGGACGAAGTCCGTGCTGGTGCTCTCGCCGCTGCTGCGGCGCTACAGCTCGGGCGCACCGGGCTGA
- a CDS encoding amino acid permease, producing MLEHGASPPVGDSDPRPPSSGGIGTRLMRRKPVERLVAEGGKGEGGTLRRSMGMWQLTMISIGATLGTGIFVVLGEAVPDAGPAVIVAFVIAGVTALFSALSYAELAGSIPVSGSSYSYAYATLGELVAWVCGWCLILEYGVSVAAVAVGWGQYLNELLDGVFGFTIPDALSQPPGDGGVFNLPALLVVLLAMVFLLGGAKESARANTIMVVVKIAALLLFCGVAIQGVRSGNYANFFPMGMAGVSAAGATLFFSYIGFDAASTAGEEAKDPQRDLPRAIMLSLVIVTALYCLVAAIAVGAMPWQKFEGSEAALAGIMKTVTGQSWWAVLLAFGAVIAIASVVLTVLYGQTRILFAMSRDGLVPKVFSKVHPKSGAPRANTVIVSLFCGVLAAAVPLGELADATSIGTLFAFALVNVAVIVLRRTRPDMPRSFRTPLSPLFPAIGFVLCLYMMGSLGAVTWVVFGVWMAVGLVVYFGYGLRRSRLATAEK from the coding sequence GTGTTGGAGCACGGCGCATCCCCACCCGTAGGGGACAGCGACCCCCGGCCCCCCTCCTCCGGAGGTATCGGCACCCGGCTGATGCGGCGCAAGCCCGTCGAGCGGCTGGTCGCCGAGGGCGGCAAGGGGGAGGGGGGAACGCTCCGGCGCTCGATGGGCATGTGGCAGCTGACCATGATCAGCATCGGGGCCACGCTCGGCACCGGCATCTTCGTGGTCCTCGGCGAGGCCGTCCCGGACGCCGGACCCGCGGTCATCGTCGCCTTCGTGATCGCCGGTGTCACCGCCCTGTTCTCCGCACTGTCCTACGCGGAGCTGGCCGGCAGCATCCCGGTCTCCGGATCGTCGTACTCCTACGCCTACGCCACCCTCGGTGAGCTGGTCGCCTGGGTCTGCGGCTGGTGTCTGATCCTGGAGTACGGCGTCTCGGTCGCGGCCGTCGCCGTGGGCTGGGGCCAGTATCTGAACGAGCTGCTCGACGGCGTCTTCGGCTTCACCATCCCGGACGCGCTGTCCCAGCCGCCCGGTGACGGCGGTGTCTTCAACCTGCCGGCCCTGCTGGTCGTGCTGCTCGCGATGGTGTTCCTGCTGGGCGGGGCCAAGGAGAGCGCCCGCGCCAACACGATCATGGTCGTCGTCAAGATCGCCGCGCTGCTGCTGTTCTGCGGTGTCGCCATCCAGGGCGTGCGCTCCGGCAACTACGCGAACTTCTTCCCGATGGGCATGGCGGGCGTCAGCGCCGCCGGCGCGACCCTGTTCTTCTCGTACATCGGCTTCGACGCCGCCTCCACCGCCGGTGAGGAGGCCAAGGACCCGCAGCGCGACCTGCCGCGGGCGATCATGCTCTCGCTGGTGATCGTCACCGCGCTGTACTGCCTGGTCGCGGCGATCGCCGTGGGCGCGATGCCCTGGCAGAAGTTCGAGGGCTCCGAGGCCGCGCTGGCCGGGATCATGAAGACGGTCACCGGCCAGAGCTGGTGGGCCGTGCTGCTCGCCTTCGGCGCGGTCATCGCCATCGCCAGCGTCGTGCTGACCGTGCTCTACGGCCAGACCCGCATCCTGTTCGCGATGTCCCGGGACGGGCTGGTGCCGAAGGTGTTCTCCAAGGTGCACCCGAAGAGCGGCGCGCCGCGCGCCAACACCGTGATCGTCTCGCTGTTCTGCGGAGTGCTCGCGGCGGCGGTCCCGCTGGGCGAGCTGGCCGACGCCACCAGCATCGGCACCCTGTTCGCCTTCGCGCTGGTCAATGTCGCGGTGATCGTGCTGCGCCGCACCCGGCCCGACATGCCGCGCAGTTTCCGCACCCCGCTCTCGCCGCTCTTCCCGGCGATCGGCTTTGTGCTGTGCCTGTACATGATGGGCAGCCTCGGCGCCGTGACCTGGGTGGTCTTCGGTGTCTGGATGGCCGTGGGCCTTGTGGTCTACTTCGGATACGGCTTGCGCCGTTCCCGATTGGCCACCGCAGAGAAGTGA